Proteins from one Aerosakkonema funiforme FACHB-1375 genomic window:
- a CDS encoding molybdenum cofactor biosynthesis protein MoaE, protein MNSGTAVLFAGDRQLAQDSFAITLAPLSLEEVYALADDGGNGAVVLMSGMVRNQTDGKPVVALEYQAYEPMALQIFRQIAADIRKNWPDVNRVAIHHRIGRLVIGEISVLVAVGSPHRGEAFAACKYAIDTLKHNAPIWKKEHWSDGSSSWVSIGACETQATNC, encoded by the coding sequence ATGAATTCTGGAACCGCAGTTTTATTTGCTGGCGATCGACAACTTGCTCAAGATAGTTTTGCCATAACTCTTGCACCGTTATCCCTGGAAGAAGTTTACGCGCTAGCGGATGATGGGGGGAACGGTGCTGTAGTATTGATGAGCGGCATGGTTCGCAACCAAACCGATGGTAAGCCGGTGGTAGCGCTGGAGTATCAAGCTTACGAACCGATGGCTTTGCAGATTTTTCGCCAAATTGCCGCCGATATCCGCAAAAATTGGCCAGATGTGAATCGGGTGGCGATTCACCATCGCATCGGACGTTTGGTAATAGGGGAAATTAGCGTGTTGGTGGCGGTTGGTAGTCCGCACCGAGGTGAGGCGTTTGCAGCTTGCAAGTATGCTATTGATACATTAAAACACAACGCGCCGATTTGGAAAAAAGAACATTGGAGTGATGGTTCTAGCAGCTGGGTGAGTATCGGTGCGTGCGAAACGCAGGCAACAAACTGCTAG